The region CCCATTGGTTCCATTCGATCAACGGTAACACCACTCATAGTCAGACGAGCGGCCAACTCCTCCACAGGCAGCTCTACATTTACATATTCTTTAATCCATCGATAAGATAACCGCAATTATGTTCACCCCAAATCTTACCAGTGCCGGCTAAAACTGGTTTAACAAGCGCAAATCGTTATCAAAAAACAGCCGAATATCATCTACTTCGTATCGTAGCATCGCGATCCGTTCCACACCCATACCAAAGGCAAATCCACCGACTTCATCCGGGTCGTAGTTGACTTGCTGCAGGACGTTAGGATGAACCATCCCTGCCCCTAGCACCTCAAGCCAACCGGTACCCTTACATAATCGACACCCCTCACCGCGACAAATCACACATCCAATATCCATTTCGGCGCTAGGCTCGGTGAAGGGAAAATAGCTCGGTCGGAAACGAACAGGTGTATCTTCTCCAAATAGTGCTGTGGCAAATAGAGATAGGGTTCCTTTCAAATCACCAAAGGTGATGTTTTTGCCCACAGCTAATCCCTCCACCTGATGGAACATGGGAGAGTGGGTAACATCGGAATCGCAGCGGTATACCTTTCCCGGAGCAATGATCTTAATTGGTGGTTTGGCTTCCTCCATCACACGAATCTGTACTGGTGAGGTTTGGGTACGCAGTAACACTTCATCACTAATATAGAAGGTATCCTGCATATCCCGCGCGGGATGATCCTTCGGTACATTTAACGCCTCAAAGTTGTAGTAATCAAGTTCCACTTCAGGGCCTTCTACCACTTCAAAGCCCAGACCCATAAAGACCCGCTTGATATCATCCAAGGTGGAGGTCAATGGATGTTTTGTACCATAGGCCGGTCTTCGGCCGGGCATGGTAATGTCGATCCGTTCCTCCAGAAGTCGCTGCTGGGTCTCTTCTAAAGATAATCTCTTACTCCGCTCTTCTAAGAGCGCATCCAGTTTTTGCCTTGCATTGTTCACTAACTGCCCCATACGGGGTCTTTGGGCATCATCGAGCTGCCCGATACTACGCAAAAGTGAGGTTAAGGCGCCCCTCTTTCCTATGTACTTAACACGTAGCTCCTCTAGCTCTCGAAGACTGTTGGCCGAACCAATAGCCTCAGAGCCCTCCTCAGTTATGGTTTTGATCTTGTCCTCCACGTGGGCAGGCCTCCCTTAAAAAAAGAGCTTTCCCGTTATTTGCACAACGAAAGAAAGCCCTCCCAAA is a window of Limnochordia bacterium DNA encoding:
- the pheS gene encoding phenylalanine--tRNA ligase subunit alpha — its product is MEDKIKTITEEGSEAIGSANSLRELEELRVKYIGKRGALTSLLRSIGQLDDAQRPRMGQLVNNARQKLDALLEERSKRLSLEETQQRLLEERIDITMPGRRPAYGTKHPLTSTLDDIKRVFMGLGFEVVEGPEVELDYYNFEALNVPKDHPARDMQDTFYISDEVLLRTQTSPVQIRVMEEAKPPIKIIAPGKVYRCDSDVTHSPMFHQVEGLAVGKNITFGDLKGTLSLFATALFGEDTPVRFRPSYFPFTEPSAEMDIGCVICRGEGCRLCKGTGWLEVLGAGMVHPNVLQQVNYDPDEVGGFAFGMGVERIAMLRYEVDDIRLFFDNDLRLLNQF